The following are encoded together in the Kineosporiaceae bacterium genome:
- the rsmG gene encoding 16S rRNA (guanine(527)-N(7))-methyltransferase RsmG has translation MDGSGTGVGPDEEAPGIHAVNAVRAAASQLFGDRLELAVRYADLLGGSAVERGLIGPREVPRLWDRHLLNCAAVAEVIPEGSRVVDVGSGAGLPGIALAIARPDLRVSLLEPLQRRVNWLSEAVTELGLSSVTVCRGRAEEASDEVRDADVVTARAVAALDRLVVWCLPLARPGGVLLALKGQAVAEELSTAEPALRRLSARRWQVRTCGANVLDVPTTVVEIEAGDPVGRGGRRRRRGERRRR, from the coding sequence ATGGACGGGAGTGGGACAGGTGTGGGCCCGGACGAGGAAGCACCCGGCATCCACGCAGTGAATGCTGTCCGGGCTGCCGCCTCGCAACTCTTCGGTGATCGCCTCGAACTGGCTGTGCGATATGCAGATCTCCTGGGGGGCTCTGCTGTCGAGCGGGGTCTGATCGGGCCGCGCGAGGTCCCCAGACTGTGGGATCGCCACCTGTTGAATTGCGCCGCCGTGGCGGAGGTGATTCCGGAGGGCAGTCGGGTGGTGGACGTCGGTTCGGGTGCCGGCCTTCCGGGAATCGCCCTGGCGATCGCACGACCTGACCTGCGAGTGTCGCTCCTCGAACCGCTGCAGCGGCGAGTCAACTGGCTGAGCGAGGCTGTCACGGAACTCGGACTGTCGTCGGTGACGGTCTGCCGTGGTCGTGCTGAGGAGGCATCGGATGAGGTGCGGGACGCCGATGTGGTGACGGCGCGGGCCGTTGCCGCATTGGACCGACTCGTTGTCTGGTGCCTCCCGTTGGCTCGTCCGGGGGGAGTGCTCCTCGCGCTGAAGGGTCAAGCCGTCGCGGAGGAGTTGTCCACGGCGGAGCCGGCTCTTCGCAGGCTCAGTGCGCGTCGCTGGCAGGTTCGAACCTGTGGGGCGAACGTGCTCGACGTCCCGACCACGGTGGTGGAGATCGAGGCGGGAGATCCGGTGGGCCGTGGCGGACGGCGTCGCCGCAGGGGTGAGCGACGTCGCCGCTGA